In Nicotiana tabacum cultivar K326 chromosome 11, ASM71507v2, whole genome shotgun sequence, a single window of DNA contains:
- the LOC107771513 gene encoding photosynthetic NDH subunit of lumenal location 4, chloroplastic, producing MAVSSLAISSPKLQVFTPKPIATAASFKASSWPQQIQSTPTINKKKIWQVGVGILAASVVALTPLTADATRIEYYATTAEPTCDFNFARSGLGYCDIAVGSGQEAPYNQLINIHYTARFGDGIVFDSSYKRGRPLTMRLGMGKVIKGLDQGILGGEGIPPMHIGGKRKLQIPPHLAYGPEPAGCFSGDCNIPGNATLVYDIKFVEIYSGNRK from the exons ATGGCAGTCTCTTCATTAGCCATTTCATCACCAAAGCTTCAAGTCTTCACTCCAAAGCCCATAGCTACAGCAGCCAGTTTCAAGGCTTCTTCTTGGCCACAACAAATACAATCAACTCCTACtataaataagaagaaaatttGGCAAGTGGGTGTTGGAATATTAGCTGCTTCAGTAGTGGCTTTGACACCGTTAACTGCTGATGCTACCAGAATTGAATACTATGCTACTACTGCTGAGCCCACTTGTGACTTCAATTTTGCCCGCTCTGGACTTGGTTATTGTGACATTGCTGTTGGCTCTGGTCAAGAGGCTCCTTATAACCAGCTCATTAAT ATTCACTATACTGCAAGGTTTGGGGATGGCATAGTTTTCGACAGCAGCTATAAACGTGGTCGACCCCTGACCATGCGCCTCGGCATGGGCAAG GTTATCAAGGGATTAGATCAAGGAATCTTGGGAGGTGAAGGGATACCGCCAATGCATATTG GTGGAAAACGTAAGCTTCAGATTCCTCCACATTTGGCATATGGACCAGAACCAGCAGGCTGCTTTTCAG GGGACTGCAACATTCCTGGAAATGCAACACTTGTATATGACATAAAGTTCGTCGAAATCTACTCGGGAAACAGGAAATGA